In a genomic window of Borreliella valaisiana VS116:
- a CDS encoding DUF735 family protein codes for MKISNFFKNTEAHKFIRTEMEYAQTLLNELKFMNFNFIYIRAKENIKSKYIAIWLSQILSIFYTKTQALQSITTNIKSVILTLRHIDTNELFKLIFKAFLNIDITVTTPKTSVIDISLKGTIKTNFITFISPSTAPGKPLRKIITRKKVGYAASKKALIFNSIPKGYDHSIYAFIKRIIPIDKVLKINNKDSENIITFNN; via the coding sequence ATGAAAATATCTAATTTTTTTAAAAACACTGAAGCTCACAAATTTATACGTACAGAAATGGAGTATGCACAAACACTGCTTAATGAGCTTAAATTCATGAATTTTAACTTCATATATATTAGGGCAAAAGAAAATATAAAATCGAAATACATTGCCATATGGCTATCTCAAATTTTATCAATTTTCTATACAAAAACTCAAGCTTTACAAAGTATTACAACTAATATCAAGAGTGTTATTTTGACTTTACGCCATATTGACACTAATGAATTGTTTAAACTAATTTTCAAGGCGTTTTTAAATATAGATATTACAGTCACTACACCAAAAACTAGTGTTATTGATATCTCACTAAAAGGAACAATAAAAACAAATTTTATTACATTTATTTCTCCTAGCACTGCACCAGGAAAACCGCTTAGAAAGATAATAACTAGAAAAAAAGTTGGATACGCTGCATCTAAAAAGGCTTTAATATTCAACTCTATTCCTAAAGGATATGATCATTCAATTTATGCTTTCATAAAAAGGATTATTCCTATAGATAAAGTTCTTAAAATTAATAATAAAGATAGTGAAAATATTATTACTTTTAACAATTAA
- a CDS encoding DUF1322 family protein, protein MSKINKEIGKTIASLNESRKKYFKLIDKIKNDKYYFPIIMNICSYDDAKKLPYDELLEVNRIADLKL, encoded by the coding sequence ATGAGCAAAATAAATAAAGAGATTGGCAAAACTATTGCAAGTCTTAATGAAAGCAGAAAAAAGTATTTTAAATTAATTGATAAAATAAAAAACGATAAATACTATTTTCCAATAATTATGAATATTTGCTCGTACGATGATGCTAAGAAATTGCCTTATGATGAGCTTTTAGAAGTTAACCGTATAGCTGATCTAAAATTATAA
- a CDS encoding DUF1473 family protein codes for MIMRYKMKILTKNKTYEYPLRVLPVYEWDRVLGFNQSDAIYKLNEVKYLREITSLMISPKFLDEFYVILDANRKFISYYKDYLIAIIYTAQFNTFHADNDLKNPALVYLSEYENNIGDFVTFDYINDNFDYAKATSSLTSNSTELVAK; via the coding sequence ATGATAATGAGATATAAAATGAAAATTTTAACCAAAAATAAAACCTATGAATATCCACTTAGAGTATTACCGGTCTATGAATGGGATAGAGTGCTTGGATTTAATCAAAGCGACGCTATTTATAAGCTTAATGAGGTGAAATATTTAAGAGAAATTACAAGTTTAATGATAAGTCCGAAATTTTTAGATGAATTCTATGTAATTTTAGATGCAAATAGAAAATTTATCTCTTATTATAAGGACTATCTTATTGCTATTATTTACACTGCACAATTTAATACTTTTCATGCAGATAATGATCTTAAAAACCCCGCTTTAGTATATTTGAGTGAATACGAAAATAATATTGGTGATTTTGTTACTTTTGACTACATCAATGATAATTTTGATTATGCAAAAGCAACTTCTTCACTTACATCAAATTCTACTGAACTAGTTGCTAAATGA
- a CDS encoding DUF787 family protein → MPEDTISVSLVKASIQANTPNYYKPLLVYKTAKIKVKKNSVNHKTLDLTVNNYEKEIQTLEKENGNGEDQFGKEKTLLTTAMKDFFNSTEESTKSAVIFIYKDKPEELKNYLKVHRHSFVMLINTEGDNSDDGLKIYKDDYDKFKMSSTFFVFSTKEQEIKELFKDKGNIEKERNIVVYSNNKDNLHLKFISAYLHQASIFHSVNLYGMPLAAKPLLDDAVIKELRDTKINFYSLLNETGLDGISAFKEGVDLSGKSIDELFTYLYIKNEAIVELIRIWNKNNRQNSKLSALQLSGARDNAYTSAIECLLKRFIDRRLIVEYKDLNLTLSGTKQLKLELSVNITYNFSINAVTLVITSQDIVDYQNSLNV, encoded by the coding sequence TTGCCGGAAGATACAATTAGCGTAAGCTTGGTTAAAGCTAGCATTCAAGCTAACACGCCCAATTATTACAAGCCACTTTTGGTCTACAAAACAGCCAAAATCAAGGTTAAAAAAAATTCTGTTAACCATAAAACATTAGATCTAACTGTTAATAATTATGAAAAAGAAATTCAAACTTTAGAAAAAGAAAATGGCAATGGAGAAGACCAGTTTGGAAAAGAAAAAACACTGTTAACAACCGCAATGAAAGATTTTTTCAATTCGACTGAAGAATCTACAAAATCCGCTGTTATTTTCATATATAAGGATAAACCCGAAGAATTAAAAAATTATCTAAAAGTACATAGACACTCTTTTGTTATGCTTATTAATACTGAAGGTGATAATTCAGATGATGGACTAAAAATTTACAAAGACGACTATGATAAGTTCAAAATGTCTTCAACTTTTTTTGTATTCTCAACTAAAGAACAAGAAATAAAAGAACTGTTTAAGGATAAAGGCAATATTGAAAAAGAAAGGAATATTGTTGTTTATAGTAATAACAAGGACAATTTACATCTTAAATTTATAAGTGCGTATTTGCATCAAGCAAGTATTTTTCATTCTGTTAATCTTTATGGTATGCCACTAGCTGCTAAACCACTTCTTGACGACGCTGTAATTAAAGAGTTAAGGGATACAAAAATTAACTTTTACTCACTTCTTAATGAAACTGGTCTTGATGGTATATCTGCTTTTAAAGAAGGAGTTGATCTATCTGGAAAATCCATAGACGAGCTTTTTACTTACCTTTATATAAAAAACGAGGCTATTGTTGAGCTTATTCGAATTTGGAATAAAAACAATAGACAAAACAGTAAATTATCTGCACTCCAACTTAGTGGCGCTAGAGATAATGCGTACACTTCTGCTATTGAATGCCTACTAAAACGGTTTATTGATAGGAGACTGATTGTAGAATATAAAGACTTAAATCTTACCCTTTCGGGTACTAAACAGCTTAAATTAGAACTTAGTGTGAATATTACTTACAACTTTAGTATTAATGCTGTTACTTTAGTAATTACTTCTCAAGATATAGTTGATTATCAAAATAGTTTAAACGTATAA
- a CDS encoding DUF1506 family protein — translation MFSNAHAPAISDISIDSSIGYFTLVLKEFMWA, via the coding sequence ATTTTTTCAAATGCCCATGCCCCCGCAATATCTGATATTAGCATTGACTCTTCAATTGGCTACTTTACTTTAGTTTTAAAGGAATTTATGTGGGCATAG
- a CDS encoding DUF226 domain-containing protein, producing MKKLYYLEFKFIKCSIKCYIQYLRTLLRKKDKENTKYYRFNIEHIKRMENTTYEFYSKKLKK from the coding sequence ATAAAGAAACTTTATTACTTAGAATTTAAATTTATTAAATGTTCTATCAAGTGTTATATTCAATATCTTAGAACATTATTAAGGAAAAAAGATAAAGAAAATACTAAATATTATAGGTTTAATATAGAACATATAAAAAGAATGGAAAACACTACATATGAATTTTACAGTAAAAAGCTAAAGAAATAA
- a CDS encoding DUF226 domain-containing protein: MFKHLVKFRIADKANKLSLTFQKLNNKKNYYLFNLFPIKEVK; encoded by the coding sequence ATATTTAAACATTTAGTAAAATTTAGAATTGCTGATAAAGCTAACAAATTAAGTTTAACTTTTCAAAAACTTAATAATAAAAAAAATTATTATTTATTTAACCTCTTTCCCATAAAAGAGGTTAAATAA
- a CDS encoding type I restriction endonuclease: MSNKDQTVNINFVKKLKNVSVKIQTHKDSITNEAETKQFFINPFLDAMGYCHTDPSFVRVEVATGFVKKDETKADYVLCAKDKKPTILLEAKRYKENLENHFDQLLKYFYNLRSKYKIAFAILTNGIEYRFYTDLDKDNLLDKEPFLIVNLEKLTSKDFEYLEKFTKNSLNIEEARSFALEKKYTDKLLAYLKKEIKNISDDLLNFIKTKIDFNKTHSDEICKNIIKNIFNMLNEKSDMLVNNKKNNKEFIRDGRNSNNIKTENLKRFERLSSGMKLIYQKLERFIFDLSPNEIEKVETKWYTVFRVYNRCFADFSFKVNKINITVTPSQVTLKEDFTRDVSNIGKLGNGDIQIFCTENSKIEEIKDLIKQSYNNIVSKYRKMH; the protein is encoded by the coding sequence ATGTCAAATAAAGATCAAACTGTAAATATAAATTTTGTAAAAAAATTAAAAAATGTAAGTGTAAAAATACAAACTCATAAAGATAGCATTACAAACGAAGCTGAAACAAAACAATTTTTTATTAATCCATTTTTAGATGCAATGGGTTATTGCCACACTGACCCTTCATTTGTTCGGGTTGAGGTTGCAACCGGTTTTGTTAAAAAAGATGAAACAAAAGCAGACTATGTTCTTTGTGCTAAAGACAAAAAGCCCACTATTTTACTAGAAGCTAAGCGTTATAAAGAAAATCTTGAAAATCATTTTGATCAATTATTAAAGTATTTTTATAATCTTCGTTCTAAATATAAAATTGCATTTGCTATATTAACAAATGGTATAGAATATAGATTCTATACTGATTTAGACAAAGATAATTTACTGGACAAAGAACCCTTTTTAATTGTTAATTTAGAAAAATTAACATCTAAAGATTTTGAATATCTTGAAAAGTTTACTAAAAATTCTTTAAATATTGAAGAGGCTAGATCTTTTGCATTAGAAAAAAAATATACAGACAAACTTTTGGCTTATTTAAAAAAAGAAATTAAAAATATAAGTGATGATCTTCTTAATTTTATTAAAACTAAAATTGATTTTAATAAAACACATTCAGATGAGATATGTAAAAACATTATTAAAAATATTTTTAACATGCTTAATGAAAAAAGTGATATGTTAGTAAACAATAAAAAAAACAATAAAGAATTTATTAGAGATGGTAGAAATAGTAACAATATTAAAACTGAAAATTTAAAACGCTTTGAAAGGTTAAGTTCTGGTATGAAATTAATATATCAGAAATTAGAAAGGTTTATTTTTGATTTAAGTCCCAATGAAATTGAAAAAGTTGAAACAAAGTGGTACACAGTATTTAGAGTGTATAATAGGTGTTTTGCAGATTTTAGTTTTAAAGTAAATAAAATAAATATTACCGTTACTCCAAGTCAAGTAACTTTAAAAGAGGATTTTACTAGAGATGTTAGCAATATTGGAAAGCTTGGTAATGGGGATATTCAGATTTTTTGTACAGAAAATTCCAAAATTGAAGAAATCAAAGATCTTATTAAACAAAGTTACAACAATATTGTTTCAAAATATAGAAAAATGCATTGA
- a CDS encoding ABC transporter ATP-binding protein has product MGDISLDLKLVNKKYKIGQEIVHANKDISLSLKSRDMVWISGPTGSGKTTFMNLLSGIDSLDTGEICFNSTLLSSMNEKDRTLFRRYNVGLIFQHFELIPSLTGFDNISLPLRFSRKSVKQLRSKTEELIEFFKLSKFVNKKPRYMSGGQRQRIGIARAFVYDPKLIIGDEITSHLDKETAIFVYSSIQKYLKDKNAIGIFVSHDYNLKNLANKLYRIEDGVLSLVGGEFV; this is encoded by the coding sequence GTGGGGGATATTAGTCTAGATTTAAAATTAGTTAATAAAAAATACAAAATTGGGCAGGAAATTGTTCATGCAAATAAGGATATTTCACTGAGTTTAAAATCAAGGGACATGGTTTGGATTTCAGGGCCTACGGGGAGTGGTAAGACAACTTTTATGAATTTACTTTCTGGAATAGATTCACTTGATACGGGAGAGATATGTTTCAACTCAACCCTTTTAAGTTCGATGAATGAAAAGGATAGAACTTTATTTAGGAGATATAATGTGGGGTTAATCTTTCAACATTTTGAGCTTATTCCAAGCCTTACAGGTTTTGACAATATTTCATTGCCCCTAAGATTTTCAAGAAAAAGTGTTAAGCAATTAAGGTCTAAAACGGAAGAATTAATAGAATTTTTTAAACTTTCAAAGTTTGTTAATAAAAAACCTAGATATATGTCTGGAGGACAAAGGCAAAGGATAGGAATAGCAAGGGCTTTTGTTTATGATCCCAAATTAATAATTGGAGACGAAATAACTAGTCATTTAGACAAAGAAACAGCTATTTTTGTTTATTCTTCAATACAAAAGTATCTTAAAGATAAGAATGCAATTGGAATTTTTGTTTCTCATGATTACAATTTAAAAAATTTGGCTAATAAACTTTATAGAATAGAAGATGGAGTACTGTCTTTAGTGGGAGGTGAATTTGTTTAA
- a CDS encoding ABC transporter permease, with the protein MFKLAFYNIFRDLRRTILLSLLLASSVVFLLVFVGYMNFSREGMEKSFVSSTGHIQIAKENYFNPKFSSLKNELLLEEKDINLIRDEIVGYDELQSTNLIVNFDGLLGNSSTSNPVFAFAYEDPDIITSSLSLLEGEPIFHDSNGGEFLLGSNLAASFGVEKITETNFDLTLMTNLLGRGLNFQNIKVAGIVKFPFSTADNIFAITTIKTLKDLFAFEGGAHVIQVFLKDSSTLETFKKKLDNLKKDKGIAFDYNDWFEINPYFKSVLGMTRTTFMFILVLVSLLIFIAFFQIMTALSIERTRELGTLRAIGLTKLELFYSLFLEIVIISVINIVIGVILAYFAKLFIQFQKISFTPPGYSEAYYINIFYYASDIMYVSIFMLVLAIFSSILPFSKASKKSVVEVMNDV; encoded by the coding sequence TTGTTTAAATTGGCTTTTTACAATATTTTTAGAGATTTAAGGCGTACAATCTTATTGTCTTTGCTTTTAGCAAGTTCCGTGGTATTTTTATTAGTTTTTGTTGGGTATATGAATTTTAGCAGAGAAGGGATGGAAAAAAGCTTTGTCAGTTCAACTGGTCATATTCAAATTGCGAAAGAAAATTATTTTAATCCCAAATTTAGTAGTCTTAAGAATGAGTTATTGCTTGAAGAAAAGGATATCAATCTTATACGAGATGAAATAGTTGGTTATGATGAATTACAATCCACCAATTTAATAGTTAATTTTGATGGGCTTCTTGGAAATTCTTCAACAAGTAACCCAGTTTTTGCATTTGCCTATGAAGACCCAGACATAATTACAAGCAGTTTGTCTTTACTAGAAGGTGAGCCCATTTTTCATGATTCTAATGGGGGTGAGTTTTTACTTGGGAGTAATTTAGCGGCTTCATTTGGTGTAGAAAAAATAACGGAAACCAATTTTGATCTTACACTAATGACAAATTTACTCGGCAGAGGCTTGAATTTTCAAAATATTAAAGTTGCTGGAATTGTAAAATTTCCATTTTCAACAGCAGATAATATTTTTGCAATTACTACTATTAAGACTTTAAAAGACCTGTTTGCATTTGAGGGTGGAGCACATGTGATCCAAGTATTTTTAAAGGATAGTTCTACTTTAGAGACTTTTAAAAAGAAATTAGATAATCTTAAAAAAGATAAGGGAATTGCATTTGATTATAATGACTGGTTTGAGATTAATCCTTACTTTAAATCTGTTTTAGGGATGACGAGAACAACATTTATGTTCATATTAGTCTTAGTATCTCTTCTTATCTTTATTGCATTTTTCCAAATAATGACAGCATTAAGCATTGAGCGCACTAGAGAACTTGGCACATTAAGAGCAATTGGTTTAACCAAATTGGAACTTTTTTACTCTCTATTTTTAGAAATTGTCATTATTTCTGTCATAAATATCGTTATAGGAGTAATATTGGCTTATTTTGCTAAACTTTTTATTCAGTTTCAAAAAATTAGTTTTACTCCTCCAGGTTATTCAGAAGCATATTACATTAATATATTTTATTATGCTAGTGATATAATGTATGTTTCAATTTTCATGTTAGTTCTTGCTATTTTTTCTTCTATTTTGCCATTTAGCAAAGCAAGTAAGAAATCGGTAGTAGAGGTAATGAACGATGTTTAA
- a CDS encoding P52 family lipoprotein: protein MRILVSVYMITVTLLGCYLPDKQEQATQNFFENLEMESYDKGTDEIVAEGIFSNLKLYVAEHRLLVDIKKTIISLKDPNYRDVPPVHDYNEKYFNKFFLDLGSERSKELIKLFGGLKNEQNNKFKHGVFWLYSCIRDLYSPDIKYSGEGGHEYWYNGKEYFMPRPTIDKQYFKVKEVIKQLFKDDFRL from the coding sequence ATGAGGATTTTGGTTAGCGTTTACATGATAACAGTAACTTTATTGGGTTGTTATTTGCCTGATAAGCAGGAACAAGCTACTCAAAATTTTTTTGAGAATTTGGAAATGGAAAGTTACGATAAAGGAACTGATGAGATTGTTGCTGAAGGTATATTTTCTAATTTAAAATTATATGTGGCTGAACACCGTTTATTAGTAGATATAAAAAAAACTATAATCAGTTTAAAGGATCCTAATTATCGCGATGTGCCCCCAGTGCATGACTATAATGAGAAGTATTTTAATAAATTCTTTTTAGACTTAGGTTCTGAGCGATCTAAAGAACTGATTAAGTTGTTTGGTGGGTTAAAAAATGAGCAGAATAATAAATTTAAACACGGAGTTTTTTGGCTTTATTCATGTATAAGGGATTTATATTCTCCAGATATTAAGTATTCTGGTGAAGGAGGACATGAATATTGGTATAATGGAAAGGAGTATTTTATGCCTAGACCCACTATTGATAAACAATATTTTAAAGTGAAGGAAGTAATAAAACAGTTATTTAAAGATGATTTTAGGCTATAA
- a CDS encoding complement regulator-acquiring protein, whose protein sequence is MKYNIIVGIFVFLFLTACNPDFNTNQKDANHHSNKKRLKSNKKGLTPKTEITQNQEVTPNQEVNPNQRAKNKLLDDLRNLIEKANTDRKKYEKKSVEEPSNQYGMGVFKTLFWIDSPKESAADNTARSKNYRKLTYCALNDIDINKLKEISEIIILSKQHGGLLNAIRDFGSILDEMIFCLYPKKDTLDKLEISDLEKLKNSFEKLLSIKTIFSEDINQILLDYQNNENLIKTDTTKLKSHVTTLLNQILEKIKEARELRSEILFLLIKNLEDIY, encoded by the coding sequence ATGAAATATAATATAATTGTAGGAATATTTGTTTTTCTATTTTTAACTGCCTGCAATCCAGATTTTAACACCAATCAAAAAGATGCAAATCATCACTCTAATAAAAAAAGACTAAAATCCAATAAAAAGGGATTAACTCCTAAAACAGAAATAACCCAAAATCAAGAAGTAACACCAAATCAAGAAGTAAATCCTAATCAAAGAGCAAAAAACAAACTGCTTGATGATTTAAGAAATTTAATAGAAAAAGCTAACACGGATAGAAAAAAATATGAAAAAAAATCGGTAGAAGAACCTTCAAACCAATATGGAATGGGGGTTTTCAAAACATTGTTTTGGATAGACTCACCAAAGGAATCAGCAGCAGATAATACTGCAAGATCTAAAAACTATAGAAAATTGACTTATTGTGCCTTAAATGATATTGATATTAATAAACTAAAGGAAATTTCAGAAATTATAATACTGTCAAAACAACATGGGGGCCTGCTTAACGCCATTAGAGACTTTGGATCTATTCTCGACGAAATGATTTTTTGCTTATATCCTAAAAAAGATACTTTAGACAAACTAGAGATTTCAGATTTAGAGAAGCTTAAAAATTCGTTTGAAAAATTATTATCTATAAAAACAATCTTCTCAGAAGATATAAACCAAATTTTATTAGATTATCAAAATAATGAAAATCTTATAAAAACAGACACCACTAAGCTTAAATCTCATGTAACCACACTTCTAAATCAAATTCTAGAAAAAATTAAAGAAGCAAGAGAACTAAGAAGTGAAATATTATTCTTATTAATAAAAAACCTTGAAGATATCTATTAA
- the bdr gene encoding Bdr family repetitive protein: MKTNITEEQIYKEFLRLGMKQLIAQDLSKRYYHNELTYRDLENLEKQFGLKFDNLISEISFVEKNLDTKIDGIKNEFNAKINGLNIKIDNLDAKIDIVKSELNTKIDNVEKNLQKNIFDLAQDLKQDLDEKLKVHEKVFLEKLKVSNRVISIVVVVVVPAAISILVPYVMSLIGSYFK; this comes from the coding sequence TTGAAAACGAATATTACTGAAGAACAAATATATAAAGAGTTCCTTCGATTAGGAATGAAGCAACTAATAGCTCAAGATTTGTCAAAAAGATATTATCACAATGAACTTACATATAGAGATTTGGAAAATTTAGAAAAACAATTCGGTTTAAAGTTTGATAATCTTATTTCTGAGATCTCTTTTGTAGAGAAAAATTTAGATACTAAGATTGATGGTATAAAAAATGAATTTAATGCCAAAATAAACGGTTTAAATATTAAAATAGATAATTTAGATGCTAAAATTGATATCGTTAAAAGCGAGCTTAATACTAAGATTGATAATGTAGAAAAAAATTTACAAAAAAATATATTTGATTTAGCACAAGATCTTAAACAAGATCTTGACGAAAAATTAAAAGTTCATGAAAAGGTTTTTTTGGAAAAGCTTAAGGTTAGCAACAGAGTAATAAGCATTGTGGTAGTAGTAGTAGTGCCTGCTGCTATATCTATTCTAGTTCCTTATGTTATGTCGCTGATTGGTAGCTATTTCAAATAG
- a CDS encoding YcaO-like family protein — MPTFSTGTAVHRSVEIALSNAIIEVIQLHCYISNWYMKSKRPVIDWKSNKFLRKSIGDLELESYFDLVVLDYSDRDLGMPVYAAFLRNKKKSIPYLVCGIQGGFNKEYVLLRAVEEAAVVAQSLPLIYFFKAKEISNLTLNSLRHSFNLDDNFLYYANLNEISLKDSLLNSIMDNETKLEISSEKNLVKNELDMSLNILRSVSKYAVYCDITPPELESTSFRSIRILVPELLKMCFPFYPFDEHPYFKKKGEILDEYYPHPIP; from the coding sequence ATGCCAACTTTTAGTACAGGAACAGCAGTTCATAGGTCAGTAGAGATTGCACTTAGCAATGCAATAATAGAGGTAATACAATTACATTGCTATATTTCTAATTGGTACATGAAATCTAAAAGGCCTGTGATTGACTGGAAAAGTAATAAATTTTTGAGAAAATCAATTGGTGATTTAGAACTTGAATCTTATTTTGATTTAGTTGTTTTGGATTATTCTGATAGGGATTTGGGAATGCCAGTTTATGCAGCATTCTTAAGAAATAAGAAAAAATCGATTCCGTATTTGGTTTGTGGAATTCAAGGAGGCTTTAATAAAGAGTATGTTTTGTTAAGAGCTGTAGAAGAAGCTGCTGTAGTTGCTCAGTCTTTACCTTTAATTTATTTTTTTAAAGCCAAAGAGATAAGTAATTTAACATTAAATAGTCTGAGGCACAGTTTTAATTTGGATGATAATTTTTTATATTATGCCAACTTGAATGAAATTTCTTTAAAAGATTCTTTGTTGAATTCTATTATGGATAATGAAACTAAATTAGAAATATCTTCTGAAAAAAACTTAGTTAAAAATGAATTGGATATGAGTTTAAATATTTTACGATCTGTAAGTAAATATGCTGTTTATTGCGATATAACTCCTCCTGAATTAGAAAGTACATCTTTTAGATCTATAAGGATTCTTGTTCCAGAGTTGCTTAAAATGTGTTTTCCATTTTACCCCTTTGATGAGCATCCATATTTTAAAAAGAAAGGAGAAATTTTAGATGAATATTACCCACATCCAATACCTTAG
- a CDS encoding complement regulator-acquiring protein: MKKNKLNIIRLNIITAILTSICISCAPLDNVNPNKLKSHINPRKLKKTKSRTNSKNLAENNQNLKNESQNPKYSNQNLQEKILLSKLEKIDKDLKDQKKQEDIQIVNIDAQYDFLETFKLQNDGVFMHITKMILKRIIYSSLNYKKEKILLLKEILKKLDNDDKNRKIARIFLETSRDIQLQIEKIHSIKIQNISKKEAEELLQDREHSLKTKQNFAKTLNATIDAYSKDFNNLKTNLKNLATHIEDKYHHISLYRPNKVY, translated from the coding sequence TTGAAAAAAAATAAATTAAATATCATTAGGCTTAACATTATTACAGCAATATTAACATCAATTTGTATATCATGTGCACCTCTTGACAACGTTAATCCAAACAAGCTAAAGAGCCATATCAATCCTAGAAAACTAAAAAAAACAAAAAGCCGTACCAATTCAAAAAATCTAGCAGAAAATAATCAAAATCTTAAAAATGAATCTCAAAATCCAAAATATTCAAATCAAAACCTTCAAGAAAAAATCTTGCTCTCAAAATTAGAAAAAATTGATAAAGATCTGAAAGATCAAAAAAAACAAGAAGATATACAAATAGTTAATATTGATGCACAATATGATTTCCTAGAAACTTTTAAACTTCAAAACGATGGGGTTTTCATGCACATTACAAAAATGATATTAAAAAGAATAATTTACTCATCCTTAAATTACAAAAAAGAAAAAATATTGCTATTAAAAGAAATTCTTAAAAAACTTGACAATGATGATAAAAACCGAAAAATAGCTCGTATATTTCTTGAAACATCTAGAGATATTCAGCTTCAAATAGAAAAAATACATTCAATAAAAATACAAAATATAAGCAAAAAAGAAGCCGAAGAGCTACTACAAGATAGGGAACATAGTTTAAAGACAAAACAAAATTTTGCAAAAACATTAAACGCAACCATTGACGCTTATAGTAAAGATTTCAACAACCTGAAAACCAATCTAAAAAATCTAGCAACTCACATAGAAGATAAATACCACCATATTTCTCTTTATCGACCAAATAAAGTCTATTAA